A region of uncultured Draconibacterium sp. DNA encodes the following proteins:
- a CDS encoding ATP-binding protein, producing MENYIVIIAIISSIILFLSAVIVFVRFYRERTQFKILLGVALIVLLAGSIINVFEHTAILQSAEEFEQILSILFLPIIIFAIYESIIGEQLRTHIKSEQMFKGIFNQTFSFVGLLNSEGRILEANSTACDFIGYDNDEYKGVFFPETRWWKHSAEEMKNLEGAIKQAGQGKTVRYETTNIDKDGKIHYVDFSLKPIHDSRDRLIYLIAEGRDITEIKSTRLELEKHKKNLEDIVEKRTLELKTANEELQLKNETLYEKNTIINEQNAKLVSTLIDLKETQTQLLQAEKMASLGVLTAGVAHEINNPLNYIVGAYEALKQKDTHSGDEEAEMLLDAIKTGVDRVAGIVKSLNQFSRDTPAENEECNIHEIIDDSLVMLHSRLNNKIEIHKNYFKDSFVTFGNVGNFHQVFLNILSNAEQAINEKGKIWIKTTKNDNYLIITITDSGKGIEKDAINKITDPFYTTKDPGEGIGLGLSIVFGIIKEHGGRLEFESEVNKGTTVTVMLPQKGMKHE from the coding sequence ATGGAAAATTATATTGTCATAATCGCCATAATATCATCCATTATTCTTTTCCTTTCGGCAGTTATTGTTTTTGTTCGGTTTTACAGAGAAAGAACGCAATTCAAGATACTACTTGGAGTTGCTTTAATTGTTTTACTAGCCGGATCGATCATTAATGTTTTTGAACACACTGCGATTCTGCAGAGTGCTGAAGAATTTGAACAGATTTTAAGCATACTTTTTTTGCCCATTATAATTTTTGCCATTTACGAAAGTATTATAGGCGAACAGCTTCGCACCCACATAAAGAGCGAGCAAATGTTTAAAGGAATTTTCAACCAAACATTTTCGTTTGTTGGTTTGCTCAATAGTGAGGGGCGAATATTGGAAGCCAATTCAACGGCATGCGATTTTATAGGATATGACAACGATGAATACAAAGGAGTATTCTTCCCCGAAACCAGGTGGTGGAAACATTCTGCCGAAGAAATGAAAAATTTGGAAGGGGCGATTAAACAGGCCGGGCAAGGAAAAACTGTACGATACGAAACCACCAATATCGATAAAGATGGAAAAATTCATTACGTCGACTTTTCGTTAAAACCGATTCACGATTCGCGCGATAGACTCATCTATTTAATCGCTGAGGGCCGCGATATTACCGAAATAAAATCTACAAGGCTGGAATTGGAGAAACACAAAAAGAACCTGGAAGACATTGTAGAAAAACGTACCCTGGAATTAAAAACAGCCAATGAAGAGCTGCAGTTAAAAAACGAGACCTTATACGAAAAAAATACCATAATTAACGAGCAGAACGCTAAGTTAGTAAGTACCCTTATCGACTTAAAAGAAACCCAGACACAGCTTTTGCAGGCCGAGAAAATGGCCTCATTGGGAGTGTTAACCGCCGGCGTTGCCCACGAGATTAATAATCCGCTGAACTATATTGTTGGTGCCTACGAAGCTTTAAAACAAAAGGATACACATTCTGGCGACGAGGAAGCCGAAATGCTTCTTGATGCCATAAAAACAGGAGTAGATCGTGTTGCCGGTATTGTAAAAAGCCTGAACCAGTTTAGCCGGGATACTCCTGCAGAAAACGAAGAATGTAACATTCATGAGATAATCGACGATAGCCTGGTTATGCTGCATAGCCGGTTAAATAACAAAATTGAGATACATAAGAACTATTTTAAAGATTCATTTGTTACTTTTGGCAATGTTGGAAATTTTCATCAGGTATTTTTGAATATTCTTTCCAATGCCGAACAGGCCATTAATGAAAAAGGAAAAATTTGGATAAAAACAACTAAAAACGACAACTATTTAATCATTACAATAACCGACTCGGGAAAGGGGATAGAAAAGGACGCTATAAACAAAATCACCGACCCGTTTTACACCACCAAAGACCCGGGAGAAGGAATCGGTTTAGGACTTTCAATTGTCTTTGGAATTATTAAAGAACACGGAGGTCGCCTTGAATTTGAGTCGGAAGTAAACAAAGGAACAACTGTAACAGTTATGTTACCACAAAAAGGAATGAAACATGAATAA
- a CDS encoding GNAT family N-acetyltransferase, whose translation MIKISTDKEKLDIRVIHNYLSNESYWAKGRTLETVKRSIENSLCFGVYIENKQVGFARVITDYAVFAWLLDVFILPEFQGKGYGKKLMEAIMTHNKLQGLRRWGLGTDDAHGLYKQFGFAPLHKPGNMMEIIFQNKER comes from the coding sequence ATGATTAAGATTTCAACCGATAAGGAAAAACTCGATATCCGGGTTATTCACAATTATTTGTCGAACGAATCGTATTGGGCGAAAGGGCGTACTCTGGAAACCGTGAAGCGTTCCATCGAAAATTCGCTGTGTTTTGGTGTATACATCGAAAACAAACAGGTTGGATTTGCACGTGTAATCACCGACTACGCTGTTTTTGCCTGGTTACTCGATGTTTTTATCCTTCCCGAATTCCAGGGAAAGGGGTACGGCAAAAAGTTAATGGAAGCCATAATGACACACAATAAACTGCAGGGACTACGCCGCTGGGGACTGGGAACCGACGATGCGCACGGATTGTATAAACAATTTGGATTTGCACCCTTGCATAAGCCCGGAAATATGATGGAGATTATTTTTCAAAATAAAGAGCGCTAA
- a CDS encoding DJ-1/PfpI family protein translates to MKKVLLLLANGFEFFEASVFIDVIGWNLEEGDNSTKLYTCGVTKEVKSSFDQTLVVDYLIDEIDVNDFDALAIPGGFEVYGFYNDAYSDKFLDLIRAFRAGNKVIASICVGALPLGKSGVLKGKNGTTYRSEVRREALQGFGVNVLDQPIVLDDQLITSWNPSTAVDVALLLLEMLTTKENAEKVRHLMGF, encoded by the coding sequence ATGAAAAAAGTATTATTGTTATTGGCCAACGGATTCGAATTTTTCGAAGCAAGCGTATTTATTGATGTTATTGGGTGGAACCTCGAAGAAGGCGACAACTCAACAAAACTATACACCTGCGGGGTAACAAAAGAAGTTAAAAGTTCGTTCGATCAGACTTTGGTAGTTGATTACCTGATTGATGAGATTGATGTAAACGATTTTGACGCACTGGCTATTCCCGGAGGTTTTGAAGTTTACGGTTTTTATAACGATGCCTACAGCGATAAGTTTCTCGACCTGATTAGGGCATTCCGGGCCGGTAATAAAGTAATTGCATCAATTTGTGTGGGCGCATTGCCATTGGGGAAAAGCGGTGTTTTAAAAGGTAAAAACGGAACAACTTACCGAAGTGAAGTAAGACGGGAAGCACTGCAAGGTTTTGGCGTCAATGTGTTGGATCAACCCATTGTTCTCGACGATCAGCTGATTACATCGTGGAACCCGTCAACAGCCGTTGACGTGGCTTTATTGCTGCTGGAGATGCTTACCACCAAAGAAAACGCTGAAAAGGTTAGGCACTTAATGGGATTTTAA
- a CDS encoding glycoside hydrolase domain-containing protein, with the protein MLDSLFTMELDDKYIEKNEDITRDGMIGNYVHGNEPGHHIPFLYNYTGEPYKTQSRVRMIMKTMYGAEVNSLCGNDDAGQMSAWYIFNSLGFYPLAPGSEYYELGSPSVKKAVVSFENGNQLTITANNQSEENVYVSKVTLNGTEIDGTKISHFDLIKGGDLVFEMSDQATNN; encoded by the coding sequence ATGCTCGATTCGTTGTTTACCATGGAGCTGGACGATAAATACATTGAAAAGAACGAAGATATTACCCGCGACGGAATGATCGGGAATTATGTACACGGCAACGAACCGGGGCATCATATTCCGTTTTTGTACAATTACACCGGTGAACCATACAAAACCCAGAGCCGCGTGCGTATGATCATGAAAACCATGTACGGTGCCGAAGTAAACAGTTTATGCGGAAATGATGACGCCGGACAAATGAGTGCCTGGTATATTTTTAACAGTTTGGGTTTTTATCCGCTTGCGCCGGGATCGGAATACTACGAGTTGGGAAGTCCTTCGGTTAAAAAAGCAGTCGTTTCTTTTGAAAATGGAAATCAGCTAACTATAACTGCCAATAATCAAAGTGAAGAGAATGTGTATGTTAGTAAAGTTACCTTAAACGGGACTGAAATTGATGGCACAAAAATCTCGCACTTCGATTTAATAAAAGGAGGAGACCTGGTATTTGAAATGAGTGATCAGGCAACGAATAATTAA
- a CDS encoding GH92 family glycosyl hydrolase — translation MQAENRKSFRSWQTTKIIFMKPLLYCAVLLVLSISCKNQNDKNSATNVTAEDYCRFVNPMVGTSTMGHTFPGATAPFGMVQLGPQTDMQPYFNPDGSYNKKTYEYCAGYQYRDTTIIGFAHTNFSGTGHSDLGDFLVMPITGDLVLDPLQQKDGSKGFYSVFSHENEKAAPGYYSVKLDDYNIDVELTASERVGFHQYAFPETDEAHIILDLVYNVYHYDEKNVWTFLRVENDSLVTGYRQTKGWGRTRKVFFAMQFSKPFKSYGHKKYDEDNYDGHYRYFDQEKNFPEMAGRNIRAYFNFDTTENEKLKIKFALSPVSMAGALKNLEAEIPGWDFEKVKAETQQKWNNELAKIEVESISDEDKRTFYTALYHTMLSPIIYEDVDGSYRGLDQNIHQSEGFTNYTIFSLWDTYRALHPFFNLIQPSRNNDMIKSMLAHYDQSVHHMLPVWSHYANENWCMIGYHSTTVLADAVVKGVGDFDRKRALDAAVTTAKVPYFHGIGDYMKYGYVPEDKSSYSVSKTLEYAFDDWCIAQIAKNTGDAAIEKEFMDRSNAYKKVYDPSIGFMRPKMSNGEFRKEFDPLDTHGQGFIEGNAWNYGLYVPHQVEDMVEIMGG, via the coding sequence TTGCAAGCTGAGAACAGGAAGAGTTTTCGTTCTTGGCAAACCACAAAAATTATATTCATGAAACCACTATTGTATTGCGCTGTATTATTGGTGCTGTCTATTTCCTGTAAAAATCAAAATGATAAGAATTCGGCGACAAATGTTACTGCCGAAGATTACTGCCGGTTTGTAAACCCGATGGTTGGAACCAGTACCATGGGACATACCTTTCCGGGAGCTACTGCGCCCTTTGGAATGGTACAACTGGGGCCACAAACCGATATGCAGCCTTATTTTAATCCTGATGGAAGTTATAACAAAAAAACGTACGAATATTGTGCGGGCTATCAATATCGCGATACTACAATAATTGGTTTTGCACATACCAATTTTAGTGGAACCGGTCACTCCGATCTGGGCGATTTTCTGGTGATGCCAATAACCGGTGATTTGGTGCTCGATCCGCTTCAGCAAAAGGATGGAAGCAAAGGGTTTTACTCGGTATTCTCGCATGAGAATGAAAAGGCCGCTCCCGGTTATTACAGCGTAAAACTCGATGATTATAATATTGATGTGGAATTAACAGCCTCCGAAAGAGTAGGATTTCACCAATATGCTTTTCCTGAAACCGATGAGGCGCATATTATTCTCGACCTGGTTTATAACGTTTATCATTACGATGAGAAAAACGTGTGGACATTTTTGCGTGTTGAAAACGATTCGCTGGTTACCGGTTACCGCCAGACAAAAGGGTGGGGCCGCACGCGAAAAGTATTTTTTGCCATGCAGTTTTCAAAACCTTTTAAAAGTTACGGACACAAAAAGTACGACGAGGATAACTACGACGGGCATTACCGGTATTTTGACCAGGAGAAAAATTTCCCTGAAATGGCCGGACGAAATATAAGGGCTTATTTTAATTTCGATACTACCGAAAACGAAAAGCTAAAGATAAAATTTGCCTTGTCGCCGGTAAGTATGGCCGGTGCCTTAAAAAACCTGGAGGCCGAAATTCCAGGATGGGATTTTGAAAAGGTAAAGGCCGAAACGCAACAGAAATGGAACAACGAACTGGCAAAAATCGAAGTTGAAAGTATCTCTGATGAAGATAAGCGAACATTCTACACGGCACTGTATCACACCATGCTTAGTCCAATTATTTACGAAGATGTAGATGGCAGTTATCGCGGACTTGATCAGAATATTCACCAGTCGGAAGGATTTACCAACTACACTATTTTTTCGTTATGGGATACTTACCGCGCGTTGCATCCTTTCTTTAACCTTATTCAGCCGTCGCGAAACAACGACATGATTAAATCGATGCTGGCGCATTACGATCAGAGTGTGCACCACATGTTACCGGTTTGGAGCCATTATGCCAACGAAAACTGGTGTATGATCGGTTATCATTCCACAACAGTATTGGCCGATGCAGTGGTAAAAGGAGTTGGCGATTTCGACCGCAAGCGTGCGCTGGATGCAGCAGTTACAACGGCAAAAGTTCCCTATTTCCATGGAATTGGAGATTATATGAAATACGGTTATGTACCCGAGGATAAAAGTTCGTACTCGGTGTCGAAAACCCTGGAATATGCTTTCGACGACTGGTGTATTGCGCAGATTGCCAAAAATACCGGTGATGCAGCTATCGAAAAAGAGTTTATGGATCGTTCGAACGCCTATAAAAAAGTTTACGATCCTTCCATCGGTTTTATGCGCCCGAAAATGTCAAACGGCGAGTTCCGAAAGGAATTCGATCCGCTGGATACACATGGCCAGGGATTTATTGAAGGTAATGCCTGGAATTACGGCTTGTATGTTCCGCACCAGGTGGAAGATATGGTTGAAATAATGGGGGGGTAA
- a CDS encoding DUF4270 family protein, with product MLANLKHDYSDAPFLADLDQEEVEGDLIYVQPTGGLKSRITVTGLESWKDSINMGINKAEIIFHVDTTASDIHNYPPPSQLMFTFEAPDGEEYRPIDYFFNPAFYGGVLDTSDYTYTFNITQHVQRIIDVTDPDDDEFVGNQGFFLTTGRRTDIANRVVLKSAKEGGVDMKITYSKFLD from the coding sequence GTGTTAGCGAATTTAAAACACGATTACTCCGATGCACCGTTTTTAGCCGACCTCGATCAGGAAGAAGTGGAAGGCGACCTGATTTATGTGCAGCCCACCGGAGGATTAAAATCGCGAATTACAGTTACAGGTCTTGAAAGCTGGAAAGACTCAATAAATATGGGTATCAATAAAGCTGAAATCATTTTTCATGTTGATACCACTGCAAGCGATATTCATAATTATCCGCCGCCAAGCCAGCTGATGTTTACCTTTGAGGCGCCCGACGGAGAAGAATACCGACCGATTGATTACTTCTTTAATCCTGCGTTTTACGGTGGTGTTTTAGATACCAGCGATTACACATACACCTTTAATATTACACAGCACGTTCAACGTATTATCGATGTAACCGATCCTGATGATGATGAATTTGTTGGAAACCAGGGATTCTTCCTGACAACCGGTCGTCGTACGGATATTGCCAACCGGGTAGTTCTTAAAAGTGCAAAAGAAGGTGGCGTTGATATGAAAATTACTTATTCAAAATTTTTGGATTAG
- a CDS encoding DUF4270 family protein produces MKYNTVQLLKIVGGLFILVNILVACNSEQNDLGLGILPDEDLINVRNISVSDKIASYTFTENEIVSNKGATNLLGTLNDPVFGKTTANYAAAVSVNFISRFWNQPGSRFC; encoded by the coding sequence ATGAAATACAATACAGTGCAGTTGTTAAAAATAGTTGGAGGATTATTCATTCTTGTAAATATTTTGGTTGCGTGCAATAGCGAGCAAAACGATTTGGGGCTGGGTATCCTTCCTGATGAAGATCTTATTAATGTTCGAAATATTTCTGTTTCGGATAAAATAGCATCGTATACATTTACTGAAAATGAAATTGTTTCCAACAAAGGAGCAACAAACCTTTTGGGAACCCTGAATGATCCGGTTTTTGGAAAAACAACAGCCAATTATGCAGCCGCAGTTTCGGTTAACTTCATTTCCCGATTTTGGAACCAACCCGGTAGTAGATTCTGTTAA
- a CDS encoding glycogen/starch synthase, which produces MEKKRILYISQEITPYLPESEMSEIGRYLPQGVQEKGREIRTFMPRYGCVNERRNQLHEVIRLSGMNLVINDADHPLIIKVASIQAARMQVYFIDNEDYFQRKAVLHDDDGKEFEDNDERAVFFARGVLETVIKLRWAPDIIHCHGWLTSLVPLYIKKYYYNDPLFKNSKLVYSVYNDDFKQTLDSKFNEKLLLEGITTEDVKMIEEPTFANVSKMAIDYSDAVVQGTETINADVKNYIKDSEKLFLDFQPKETYIDAYNEFYDKV; this is translated from the coding sequence ATGGAAAAGAAAAGAATCCTTTATATTTCACAAGAGATTACCCCTTATTTACCAGAAAGCGAAATGTCGGAGATTGGACGTTACCTGCCACAGGGCGTTCAGGAAAAAGGGAGAGAGATTAGAACTTTTATGCCGCGTTATGGCTGTGTAAACGAACGTAGAAATCAGTTGCATGAGGTAATCCGTTTGTCGGGTATGAACCTTGTGATTAACGATGCTGATCATCCACTTATCATAAAAGTTGCGTCGATACAGGCTGCTCGTATGCAGGTGTATTTTATCGATAATGAAGATTATTTTCAACGCAAAGCCGTATTACACGACGATGACGGCAAAGAGTTTGAAGATAACGACGAACGTGCGGTATTTTTTGCGCGTGGAGTGCTCGAAACTGTAATTAAGTTACGCTGGGCGCCCGATATTATTCACTGCCATGGATGGCTTACTTCGTTAGTGCCTTTATACATTAAAAAGTACTATTACAACGATCCGTTATTCAAGAACTCGAAACTGGTTTATTCGGTTTATAACGATGATTTTAAACAAACGCTTGATAGCAAGTTTAACGAAAAACTATTGCTTGAAGGTATTACAACCGAGGATGTAAAAATGATAGAAGAACCCACTTTTGCCAATGTGAGCAAAATGGCTATTGATTATTCGGATGCGGTGGTACAGGGAACTGAAACGATTAACGCTGACGTTAAAAATTATATTAAGGATAGCGAAAAGTTATTCCTCGATTTCCAACCAAAAGAAACATACATCGACGCTTACAACGAGTTTTACGATAAAGTGTAA
- the panC gene encoding pantoate--beta-alanine ligase: protein MKLVSTIQELQTEIQQLAHDKTVGFVPTMGALHQGHISLVKQAVSENPFVVVSIFVNPTQFNDPADLERYPRTLENDMKLLEPTGCSIVFAPNAKEVYPEPDKRKFNFGKLEEVMEGKHRPGHFNGVAQVVSRLFDMAKPTKAYFGLKDFQQLAIVKNMVKQLQLPVEIVPCAIIREKSGLAMSSRNELLTEEQRKNAAVISETLFKAKELKAQKSVQEITDWVTETINKNPFLDVEYFEIVDDEQLQPVKNWDEKSTKVGCVAAFCGKIRLIDNIVF from the coding sequence ATGAAACTGGTTAGTACAATACAAGAGTTACAGACTGAAATTCAGCAACTTGCCCATGACAAAACAGTAGGTTTTGTACCCACAATGGGGGCACTTCACCAAGGCCATATTTCACTGGTAAAACAGGCCGTTTCGGAAAATCCGTTTGTGGTGGTAAGTATTTTTGTAAATCCAACACAATTTAACGATCCGGCCGACCTGGAACGTTACCCGCGCACGCTCGAAAACGATATGAAATTATTGGAACCAACAGGTTGTTCAATCGTTTTTGCACCCAATGCCAAGGAGGTTTATCCCGAACCGGATAAACGTAAATTTAACTTTGGAAAATTAGAAGAGGTGATGGAAGGCAAACATCGCCCGGGACACTTTAACGGTGTAGCACAGGTAGTTAGCAGACTTTTCGACATGGCAAAACCTACCAAAGCTTACTTCGGATTGAAGGATTTTCAGCAATTGGCCATTGTTAAAAATATGGTGAAACAACTGCAACTTCCTGTGGAAATTGTACCTTGCGCCATTATTCGCGAAAAAAGTGGTTTGGCCATGAGCTCGCGAAACGAATTATTGACGGAAGAACAGCGGAAAAATGCGGCCGTAATTTCAGAGACTTTGTTTAAAGCCAAAGAACTTAAGGCACAGAAATCCGTACAAGAAATCACGGATTGGGTAACAGAAACAATAAACAAGAACCCCTTCCTTGATGTTGAATATTTTGAGATCGTTGACGACGAACAGCTGCAACCGGTGAAAAACTGGGATGAAAAATCGACAAAAGTTGGGTGTGTTGCTGCTTTTTGCGGAAAGATCAGGTTAATTGACAATATAGTTTTTTAA
- the panD gene encoding aspartate 1-decarboxylase, with product MQIEVCKSKIHKVTVTEANLQYVGSITIDEDLMDAANLIENEKVQVVNINNGERLETYVIRGERGTGTICLNGPAARKVAVGDVVIIISYALMDFEEAKTFKPSLIFPDIETNTVV from the coding sequence ATGCAAATTGAAGTTTGTAAATCGAAAATACACAAGGTTACCGTTACCGAGGCGAACCTGCAATATGTTGGAAGTATTACCATCGACGAAGATTTGATGGACGCGGCAAACCTTATTGAGAACGAAAAAGTACAGGTTGTTAATATTAACAACGGCGAGCGTTTAGAGACTTATGTTATCAGGGGTGAGCGCGGAACGGGAACAATTTGTTTGAACGGCCCTGCCGCACGTAAAGTGGCGGTTGGCGATGTGGTAATTATCATTTCGTACGCTTTAATGGATTTTGAGGAAGCCAAAACATTTAAGCCAAGTTTGATCTTCCCTGATATTGAAACCAATACAGTAGTATAA
- the rfaE2 gene encoding D-glycero-beta-D-manno-heptose 1-phosphate adenylyltransferase, translating into MSKSKIFCDFESFDPLLSIWKGSNNTIVFTNGCFDLIHNGHVDSLHKSAAFGTKLVVGLNSDVSVKLLKGDKRPILNEQARAEVLAAFECVDAVILFDEETPAEIIAKIIPDVLVKGAQYEIHEIAGHDTVLNNGGKVETLELIEGISTSDIIERIKKL; encoded by the coding sequence ATGTCTAAATCGAAAATATTTTGTGATTTTGAATCGTTTGATCCCCTGCTATCCATTTGGAAAGGGAGCAACAACACCATCGTTTTTACCAACGGTTGTTTCGATCTTATTCATAACGGGCACGTTGATTCGCTGCACAAATCGGCAGCATTTGGCACCAAATTGGTTGTTGGCCTGAATTCCGATGTTTCGGTAAAATTATTAAAAGGCGATAAACGCCCCATTTTAAACGAACAGGCACGCGCCGAAGTGTTGGCTGCCTTTGAATGTGTTGATGCGGTAATTCTTTTTGATGAAGAAACGCCGGCCGAGATTATTGCAAAGATTATCCCCGATGTTTTGGTAAAAGGTGCCCAATACGAAATTCATGAAATTGCCGGCCACGATACCGTACTAAACAATGGCGGAAAAGTAGAAACACTGGAATTGATAGAAGGAATTTCAACCAGCGATATTATTGAACGAATAAAAAAGCTTTGA
- a CDS encoding endonuclease domain-containing protein: MSNNPNVRERARILRRNMTKEETKLWQNLRGRKFFGLKFLRQHPITYEVVNNERKYFIPDFYCAEKAVIIEIDGKIHQFQQEKDKRREDILKEMGFRILRIRNEEFIDIFNVLEKIENFIFNSP, translated from the coding sequence ATGTCTAATAATCCCAATGTTAGAGAACGGGCAAGAATTTTACGACGTAACATGACCAAGGAAGAAACGAAACTATGGCAGAATTTACGTGGTAGAAAGTTTTTTGGACTTAAGTTTTTAAGACAGCATCCCATAACATACGAGGTTGTAAATAACGAGCGTAAATATTTCATTCCTGATTTTTATTGTGCGGAAAAAGCGGTAATAATTGAAATTGACGGAAAGATTCATCAGTTTCAACAAGAAAAGGATAAGCGCAGAGAGGATATTCTGAAGGAAATGGGATTTAGGATTCTGAGAATTCGTAATGAAGAATTTATTGATATTTTTAACGTTTTAGAAAAAATTGAGAATTTCATATTTAACTCACCCTGA
- the radA gene encoding DNA repair protein RadA: MAKTKTIYTCQNCGAQSPKWLGKCSACNEWNTYVEEIVEKKQSTGKLSVQISGNQPITLENIEMAKTQRISVGIEEFNRVLGGGIVPGSLILLGGDPGIGKSTLALQLALGLNGKKILYISGEESLQQIKLRAERLSNAQSNCLFLSETSLEHIVAQSEQAKPELLIIDSIQTISTELIESSPGSVGQVRECTSAILKFAKKNHVAVVLIGHITKEGSLAGPKVLEHMVDTVLQFEGDTNYMYRILRSNKNRFGSTNELGIFEMRSDGLREITNPSEQLISKVNVDVSGTAIAATVEGVRPFLIEIQALVSSAAYGTPQRSSTGFDLRRLNMLLAVLEKRAGFKLIAKDVFLNIAGGLKINDPATDLAVICSILSSNIDIAINHKICFAGEVGLTGEIRAVSRIEQRIAEAAKLGFSRIYVPTLNKGFDVSKFKIDIVKVSRVEEVFKTIFA; this comes from the coding sequence ATGGCAAAAACAAAAACCATATACACCTGCCAGAACTGCGGTGCACAATCGCCCAAATGGCTCGGGAAATGCTCCGCCTGCAACGAGTGGAACACCTACGTTGAAGAGATTGTGGAGAAGAAACAATCTACCGGAAAACTCTCGGTGCAGATTTCGGGCAACCAACCCATCACGCTCGAAAATATCGAAATGGCCAAAACACAGCGTATTTCTGTGGGGATTGAAGAATTTAACCGGGTGCTGGGCGGCGGAATTGTTCCCGGCTCGCTGATACTTTTAGGTGGCGATCCCGGCATTGGAAAATCAACACTGGCACTGCAACTGGCATTGGGTTTAAACGGAAAAAAGATTCTGTACATTTCAGGAGAAGAAAGCCTGCAACAGATAAAACTGCGTGCCGAGCGCTTGAGTAACGCCCAAAGCAACTGCCTGTTTTTAAGCGAAACATCGTTGGAACACATTGTTGCCCAGAGCGAACAGGCAAAACCGGAGTTGCTGATCATCGATTCGATACAAACCATTTCGACTGAACTTATTGAATCATCGCCTGGCTCGGTTGGACAGGTTCGCGAGTGTACATCGGCAATTTTGAAATTTGCCAAAAAGAATCATGTTGCAGTTGTACTGATCGGGCATATTACCAAGGAAGGTAGTCTTGCCGGGCCAAAAGTGCTGGAACACATGGTCGACACAGTTTTGCAGTTTGAAGGCGACACCAATTATATGTACCGCATTTTGCGCTCGAATAAAAACCGCTTTGGCTCTACGAACGAACTCGGAATTTTTGAAATGCGCAGCGATGGCTTACGTGAAATCACTAATCCCTCGGAGCAGCTGATATCAAAAGTAAACGTTGATGTAAGTGGCACCGCCATTGCTGCAACCGTCGAAGGCGTGCGGCCATTTCTGATCGAAATTCAGGCGCTCGTTAGTTCCGCTGCCTATGGAACTCCACAGCGCTCGTCAACAGGTTTTGATTTGCGCCGGCTGAACATGCTTTTGGCCGTGCTGGAAAAACGGGCCGGTTTTAAACTCATTGCAAAAGATGTTTTCCTGAATATTGCCGGCGGACTAAAAATTAATGATCCGGCAACCGATTTGGCGGTAATCTGTTCCATTCTTTCCTCGAATATCGACATTGCCATTAACCACAAAATATGTTTTGCCGGCGAGGTTGGATTAACCGGGGAAATACGCGCCGTAAGCCGCATTGAGCAACGCATTGCCGAGGCTGCCAAACTGGGCTTCTCACGCATTTATGTGCCTACGCTGAACAAAGGTTTTGATGTTTCGAAATTTAAGATCGACATTGTGAAGGTTAGCCGGGTAGAAGAAGTATTCAAAACGATTTTCGCGTAA
- a CDS encoding DUF4296 domain-containing protein, which produces MKNVFLIIIIAVFAFTACENEIMPKPEHLIKEKKMINMLVDVHLAEAAYNHIRYDSAMLNSRTENFYYSVLDKYEVPDSVFEQSLVYYESFPKNFEKMYRKVMSRLSEMEQERSGRKELLKFEEEEE; this is translated from the coding sequence ATGAAGAATGTCTTTCTGATAATAATTATTGCTGTGTTCGCATTCACTGCTTGCGAAAACGAGATTATGCCCAAACCCGAGCATTTAATCAAGGAAAAGAAAATGATTAATATGCTGGTTGACGTGCATCTGGCCGAAGCTGCTTATAACCATATCAGGTACGACTCGGCAATGTTAAACAGCCGGACAGAGAATTTTTACTATTCAGTTTTGGATAAATATGAAGTTCCCGATTCAGTGTTCGAGCAATCACTGGTGTACTATGAAAGTTTCCCGAAAAACTTTGAAAAAATGTACCGCAAAGTGATGAGCCGACTGAGTGAAATGGAGCAGGAACGCTCAGGACGAAAAGAACTTCTGAAATTTGAAGAAGAAGAAGAATAA